One window of Fusarium keratoplasticum isolate Fu6.1 chromosome 2, whole genome shotgun sequence genomic DNA carries:
- a CDS encoding Hemerythrin domain-containing protein — MSSKPWADGPFPLISASISGDNVEKPVQGARKLAAEMTLVHNLILRGINAVYNQAVNVGARGTDKDKLDFANFAYQWGAMLSEHHDTEEKMVFPEIEKITEVPGLMGDSVAEHHAFHDGLTQYMEYLDKVRSGNDTYDGEKLKAIIDSFAPVMQEHLVHEIESLVKLTDHEDKCDWAAWFKKTVDAIVSKDMKDSEFRTNTFPLTMILHDKTFEGGVWSSFPPVPWLVLWVMRYLFMNTRKDWWRFAPCDYSSQPQELPFAS; from the exons ATGAGTTCTAAACCTTGGGCTGATGGCCCATTCCCCCTTATAAGCGCCTCAATATCTGGAGACAAT GTAGAGAAGCCGGTCCAAGGGGCAAGGAAGCTCGCGGCCGAAATGACACTCGTccacaacctcatcctccggGGCATCAACGCAGTCTACAACCAGGCCGTCAACGTCGGGGCCAGAGGGacagacaaggacaagctcgATTTTGCCAACTTTGCGTACCAGTGGGGGGCCATGCTGTCGGAGCACCACGACactgaggagaagatggtgttTCCGGAGATTGAGAAGATCACAGAGGTGCCGGGCCTGATGGGGGACAGCGTGGCAGAGCACCATGCGTTTCATGACGGGCTGACGCAGTACATGGAGTATCTCGACAAAGTTCGCAGCGGCAACGATACTTATGACGGAGAGAAGCTAAAGGCCATTATCGACTCGTTTGCTCCAGTAATGCAGGAGCATCTGGTTCACGAGATCGAATCGCTCGTCAAGTTGACAGATCATGAAGACAAGTGCGACTGGGCAGCCTGGTTCAAGAAGACggttgatgccattgtgAGCAAGGACATGAAGGACTCCGAGTTTCGG ACCAACACGTTTCCTCTGACCATGATCCTCCACGACAAGACCTTTGAGGGCGGCGTTTGGAGCAGTTTCCCACCTGTTCCATGGCTGGTCCTGTGGGTGATGCGGTACCTGTTTATGAATACGCGTAAAGACTGGTGGAGGTTCGCGCCATGCGACTACAGCTCGCAGCCCCAGGAGCTACCATTTGCATCATGA
- a CDS encoding UDP-N-acetylglucosamine--dolichyl-phosphate N-acetylglucosaminephosphotransferase yields the protein MAAASTTSLSRPETLSLLALSGASLAVLANTFHGDGEPLIASLSLSLLAFSICYAMIRWLGPTFMRAGFRGRDMSKLHRPDIPECMGAVCAAVYLITVMVFIPFPFYKDIVAATSGGGNRDVVVELEQVNQGRFLHRFPHNKLASYLSAIISLQTIALLGVGDDLFDIRWRHKWWIPGLASIPLLVVYFVDFDVTSIVLPVQLQPYLGELFDLGPFYYVYMACVAMFCPQSINMLAGINGIEVSQCVVVALLLVFNDCLYLFTPYPHPATDSHLFSLYFLLPWIGVSCALLCHNWYPAKVFVGDTYCYFSGMVFAVVGILGHFSKTLGLLLIPQLFNFLYSCPQIFGLIPCPRHRLPRFNARTGLLEPSVTPWSPERQPHPLIAQVLHLLAKLRLLKVTTDEKGQFVETSNFTILNLWLVWRGPLREDRLAFEVTMLQLVVGLFGLFVRHRLALLVFKEDNWGTVHY from the exons atggccgccgcCTCGACGACTTCGCTCTCGCGACCCGAGACCCtgtccctcctcgccctctccgGCGCATccctcgccgtcctcgcAAACACATTCCACGGCGATGGCGAACCCCTCATCGCttcgctctcgctctcccTGCTCGCCTTCTCTATCTGCTATGCCATGATACGCTGGTTGGGGCCGACCTTTATGCGCGCCGGCTTCCGTGGTCGCGACATGAGCAAGCTGCACCGTCCCGACATCCCAGAGTGCATGGGCGCTGTATGCGCTGCTGTCTATCTCATCACCGTCATGGTCTTCATCCCTTTCCCCTTCTACAAGGACATTGTGGCTGCGACGAGTGGTGGTGGAAATCgcgatgtcgtcgtcgagctgGAGCAAGTCAACCAGGGGCGCTTCCTGCACCGCTTCCCCCACAACAAG CTTGCCTCCTACCTGagcgccatcatctccctccaGACCATCGCTCTCCTCGGAGTTGGCGACGACCTCTTTGACATTCGATGGCGGCACAAGTGGTGGATTCCTGGTCTGGCTTCCATCCCCCTGCTCGTTGTCTACTTTGTCGACTTTGACGTCACCTCGATCGTCCTCCCCGTCCAGCTCCAGCCCTACCTAGGAGAGCTCTTCGATCTCGGTCCCTTCTACTACGTCTACATGGCCTGCGTCGCCATGTTCTGCCCCCAGAGCATCAACATGTTGGCTGGCATCAACGGCATCGAGGTTTCCCAGTGCGTCGTCGTTGCcctgctcctcgtcttcaacgaTTGTCTCTACCTCTTCACGCCCTACCCTCACCCCGCCACCGACTCGCATCTCTTCTCGCTCtacttcctcctcccctggATCGGCGTCTCTTGCGCTCTGCTCTGCCACAACTGGTACCCcgccaaggtctttgttGGCGATACCTACTGCTACTTCTCGGGCATGGTTTTCGCAGTTGTCGGCATTCTCGGCCACTTTTCAAAGactctcggcctcctcctcatcccgCAGCTGTTCAACTTTCTCTACTCGTGCCCACAAATTTTCGGTCTTATCCCTTGTCCACGCCACCGACTCCCTCGCTTTAATGCACGAACCGGTCTTCTCGAGCCCTCCGTCACCCCATGGTCTCCTGAGCGCCAACCCCACCCCCTCATCGCTCAAGTCCTCCACCTGCTGGCCAAGCTCCGACTCCTCAAGGTCACAACCGACGAGAAGGGTCAGTTTGTCGAGACGAGCAACTTTACCATCCTCAACCTGTGGCTCGTCTGGCGCGGGCCCCTGCGCGAAGATCGCCTCGCCTTTGAGGTGACCATGCTGCAGCTTGTGGTTGGCCTATTTGGCTTGTTCGTGAGGCACCGTCTTGCTCTGTTGGTATTTAAGGAAGACAACTGGGGGACTGTGCACTACTAG
- a CDS encoding V-type proton ATPase subunit F codes for MASQADYKDRQFLAVIGDEDSVTGLLLAGIGHVTTGADPQKNFLVVDNKTDTGAIEAAFDRFTDERKDIGIVLINQHIADRIRHRIDTYTAAFPTVLEIPSKDHPYDPEKDSVLRRVRRLFGE; via the exons ATGGCTTCTCAGGCGGACTACAAGGATCGCCAGTTTCTCGCCGTCATCGGTGATGAG GATTCCGTAACAGGACTGCTCCTCGCGGGCATCGGT CACGTCACCACGGGCGCCGATCCTCAGAAGAACTTTCTCGTTGTCGACAACAAAACAGACACCGGAGCCATTGAGGCTGCCTTCGACCGGTTCACCGATGAGCGAAAGGACATTGGCATTGTGCTTATCAACCAACAT ATTGCCGATAGAATACGACACCGTATCGACACCTACACTGCGGCCTTCCCTACCGTTCTTGAGATCCCTAGTAAAGATCACCCCTATGACCCCGAGAAGGACAGTGTTTTGAGGCGAGTTCGACGTCTGTTTGGAGAGTAA
- a CDS encoding 3-isopropylmalate dehydratase: MPAPVGTPQTLYDKVLSAHIVDEKLDGTILLYIDRHLVHEVTSPQAFEGLKNAGRKVRRPDCTLATTDHNIPTTSRKTLKDIASFIEEDDSRTQCVTLEENVKDFGVTYFGLSDKRQGIVHVIGPEQGFTLPGTTVVCGDSHTSTHGAFGALAFGIGTSEVEHVLATQCLITKRSKNMRIQVDGELSPGVSSKDVVLHAIGKIGTAGGTGAVIEFCGSVIRSLSMEARMSICNMSIEGGARAGMVAPDEITFEYLKGRPLAPKYGSETWDKAVAYWKSLASDPDAKYDIDVFIDAKDIIPTLTWGTSPEDVVPITGSVPDPETFSTEAKKAAGRRMLEYMGLTAGTPMEDIPVDKVFIGSCTNSRIEDLRAAANVVKGRKIAANIKRAMVVPGSGLVKTQAEEEGLDQIFLDAGFEWREAGCSMCLGMNPDILAPRERCASTSNRNFEGRQGALSRTHLMSPVMAAAAAIVGKLADVRKLSHYTHDSTFKARELPAEEPHVDERTKDDSEEREIIGDQPLDTEPHTNTLAGDNDSAGLPKFTIWKGTAAPLDRSNVDTDAIIPKQFLKTIKRTGLGSAAFYELRYNPDGSENTDFILNQGKYRQSKILVVTGPNFGCGSSREHAPWALLDFGIKCIIAPSFADIFFNNTFKNGMLPIRIDDKATLDAIAAEARAGRDIEIDLPNQLIKKDSGETICSFDVEEFRKHCLVNGLDDIGLTMQQEDKIAEFERRMTANTPWLDGTGYLKRPGQGGKLAAKAVAVPKTNRGEEKKEPLDW, from the exons ATGCCTGCTCCCGTGGGTACCCCCCAGACCCTCTACGACAAGGTGCTGTCGGCGCAcatcgtcgacgagaagctggatgGCACAATTCTTCTGTACATCG ACCGACATCTGGTCCACGAGGTGACATCACCA CAAGCTTTCGAGGGCCTGAAGAACGCCGGCCGAAAAGTCCGAAGACCAGACTGCACTCTGGCCACCACTGACCAC AACATCCCCACTACCTCCCGCAAGACCCTCAAGGACATCGCCTCGTTtatcgaggaggacgactCGCGAACCCAGTGTGTCACCCTGGAGGAGAATGTCAAGGACTTTGGCGTCACATACTTTGGCCTGAGCGACAAGCGACAGGGCATTGTCCATGTTATCGGCCCTGAGCAGGGCTTCACCCTCCCCGGCACCACCGTCGTGTGTGGTGACAGCCACACCTCAACCCATGGCGCCTTTGGAGCTCTGGCCTTCGGTATCGGCACCTCCGAGGTCGAGCACGTGCTGGCCACCCAGTGTCTGATCACCAAGCGCAGCAAGAATATGAGGATACAGGTCGATGGTGAGCTGTCCCCCGGTGTCAGCTCCAAGGATGTGGTTCTCCACGCCATTGGCAAGATCGGTACTGCCGGAGGTACCGGCGCCGTCATTGAGTTCTGCGGTTCCGTTATCCGCAGCCTGAGCATGGAGGCTCGCATGTCCATCTGCAACATGTCTATTGAGGGTGGTGCCCGTGCCGGTATGGTTGCCCCTGATGAGATCACCTTTGAGTACCTCAAGGGCCGACCCCTGGCTCCCAAGTATGGCTCTGAGACCTGGGACAAGGCCGTCGCCTACTGGAAGTCTCTGGCATCGGACCCCGACGCCAAGTACGACATTGACGTCTTCATTGACGCCAAGGATATCATCCCTACCCTGACCTGGGGAACCAGCCCTGAGGATGTTGTCCCCATCACCGGCTCCGTTCCGGACCCCGAGACTTTCAgcaccgaggccaagaaggctgctggCCGCCGCATGCTTGAGTACATGGGCCTCACTGCCGGCACTCCCATGGAGGATATCCCCGTCGACAAGGTGTTTATCGGTTCGTGCACCAACTCGCGAATTGAGGATCTgcgcgccgccgccaacgTGGTCAAGGGACGCAAGATTgccgccaacatcaagcGCGCCATGGTTGTTCCTGGCTCTGGACTTGTCAAGACtcaggccgaggaggagggtctCGACCAGATCTTCCTCGATGCCGGTTTCGAGTGGCGAGAGGCTGGATGCAGTATGTGCCTGGGCATGAACCCCGATATCCTGGCCCCCAGGGAGCGATGCGCCAGCACGTCTAACCGAAACTTCGAGGGCCGTCAGGGTGCCCTGAGCCGAACTCACCTCATGTCGCCCGTCAtggctgccgccgccgccattgTGGGCAAGCTGGCCGATGTCCGCAAGCTGTCTCACTACACTCACGACTCTACCTTCAAGGCCCGCGAGCTGCCTGCCGAGGAGCCCCACGTTGACGAGAGGACCAAGGACGATTCCGAGGAGCGGGAGATCATTGGCGACCAGCCCCTGGACACCGAGCCTCACACCAACACCCTGGCTGGAGACAACGACTCGGCCGGCCTGCCCAAGTTCACCATCTGGAAGGGTACCGCTGCTCCCCTGGACCGATCCAACGTCGACACCGACGCCATCATTCCCAAGCAGTTCCTCAAGACCATTAAGCGAACTGGTCTGGGCTCGGCTGCCTTTTACGAGCTGCGATACAACCCCGACGGCTCCGAGAACACCGACTTTATCCTGAACCAGGGCAAGTACCGACAGAGCAAGATCCTGGTGGTTACCGGACCCAACTTTGGTTGCGGTAGCTCCCGAGAGCACGCCCCTTGGGCTCTCCTCGACTTTGGCATCAAGTGCATCATCGCCCCCTCGTTTGCCGATATtttcttcaacaacaccttcAAGAACGGCATGCTGCCCATCAGGATCGATGACAAGGCTAcccttgatgccatcgcaGCTGAGGCCCGGGCTGGACGCGATATCGAGATCGACCTGCCCaaccagctcatcaagaaggattcGGGCGAGACCATCTGTAGCTTCGACGTTGAGGAGTTCCGCAAGCACTGCCTGGTCaacggcctcgacgacattgGCCTCACCATGCAGCAGGAGGACAAGATCGCCGAGTTCGAGCGACGGATGACTGCCAACACCCCTTGGCTCGACGGCACTGGCTACCTGAAGCGCCCCGGACAGGGTGGCAAGCTGGCTGCCAAGGCCGTGGCCGTTCCCAAGACAAATCGtggcgaggagaagaaggagcccCTGGATTGGTAA
- a CDS encoding Phosphatidylglycerol/phosphatidylinositol transfer protein, whose translation MRFSTVTACLTACLAPAAALSVLNGRAPDVTINDDLKIPGNSPLELCPGDHAADLIKIDSVDLLPNPPQAGQELVIKAKGTVKQKIEEGAYVLLTVKYGLIRLISTKADLCEQIGNVDLKCPVEAGDLEILKTVDLPAEIPPGKYTVLADVFTVEDVQITCLTATVEFSRSSKGLFGLDL comes from the exons ATGAGATTCTCGACCGTCACCGCGTGTCTGACTGCCTGCTTGGCGCCAGCCGCGGCTCTCAGCGTCCTCAATGGCCGCGCGCCCGACGTCACGATCAACGATGACCTCAAGATTCCTGGCAATTCTCCCCTCGAGCTCTGCCCTGGCGACCATGCTGCcgacctcatcaagatcGACAGCGTCGATTTGCTGCCCAACCCTCCCCAGGC TGGCCAGGAGCTGgtgatcaaggccaagggaACTGTCAAGCAGAAGATTGAGGAGGGCGCCTACGTCTTGCTCACCGTCAAGTACGGCCTCATCCGCCTCATCAGCACCAAGGCCGATCTCTGCGAGCAGATTGGAAACGTCGACCTCAAGTGCCCCGTCGAGGCTGGCGACCTGGAAATCCTCAAGACCGTCGACCTCCCTGCTGAGATTCCTCCT GGCAAATACACCGTGCTGGCTGATGTCTTCACCGTCGAGGATGTGCAGATCACCTGCCTGACTGCGACCGTTGAGTTTTCCCGAAGTAGCAAGGGTTTGTTTGGTCTCGACCTGTAA